A genome region from Archaeoglobus fulgidus DSM 4304 includes the following:
- the nadX gene encoding aspartate dehydrogenase has protein sequence MLVGLIGYGAIGKFLAEWLERNGFEIAAILDVRGEHEKMVRGIDEFLQREMDVAVEAASQQAVKDYAEKILKAGIDLIVLSTGAFADRDFLSRVREVCRKTGRRVYIASGAIGGLDAIFSASELIEEIVLTTRKNWRQFGRKGVIFEGSASEAAQKFPKNLNVAATLSIASGKDVKVRLVADEVEENIHEILVRGEFGEMEIRVRNRPMRENPKTSYLAALSVTRILRNLKEGLVV, from the coding sequence ATGTTAGTCGGCTTAATTGGATACGGGGCAATTGGAAAATTTCTGGCTGAGTGGCTTGAAAGGAACGGATTTGAGATTGCTGCCATTCTGGATGTAAGGGGAGAGCACGAGAAGATGGTTAGAGGCATTGACGAGTTCCTCCAGAGGGAGATGGATGTGGCCGTTGAGGCTGCATCGCAGCAAGCTGTTAAGGACTATGCGGAGAAAATTCTTAAGGCTGGCATAGACCTAATTGTTCTGAGCACCGGGGCCTTCGCTGACAGGGATTTTCTCAGCAGAGTCAGGGAAGTCTGCAGGAAAACGGGCAGGAGAGTTTACATAGCATCTGGGGCAATCGGTGGATTGGATGCCATTTTTTCAGCATCAGAGTTGATAGAGGAAATCGTTCTGACAACAAGGAAGAATTGGAGGCAGTTTGGCAGAAAAGGTGTAATATTCGAAGGCTCTGCATCTGAGGCAGCTCAGAAATTCCCGAAAAACTTGAACGTTGCAGCGACGCTCAGCATTGCCTCAGGAAAAGACGTGAAGGTCAGGCTTGTAGCTGACGAGGTTGAGGAGAACATCCACGAAATTCTGGTGAGGGGAGAGTTTGGGGAGATGGAAATCAGAGTTAGGAACAGGCCAATGAGGGAAAATCCGAAGACGAGCTATCTTGCTGCCCTTTCTGTAACGAGAATTTTGAGAAATCTTAAGGAGGGATTGGTGGTTTGA
- the nadC gene encoding carboxylating nicotinate-nucleotide diphosphorylase — MKALIKKKLLEFLEEDMPYGDVTAIPTKDVEAVIVSKGEGVLAGVGVVKILFDLAEIVVMESKKDGEPIKPGDVVMRLRGKSDSILATERLAINILMRMSGIATATAKMVERARRVNPKVVVAATRKTTPGFRIFEKMAVEIGGGDAHRFSLSDCLMLKDNHIAVAGSLERAMKVKRSFTKKLEVEVGSVGDAIKAAEFGADIIMLDNFTPEMVAEAVEELRRRGLREKVIIEVSGSVTPENVAEFAAMDVDVISSGYITHSAPALDFSLRVLQ; from the coding sequence TTGAAGGCACTAATAAAGAAAAAGCTGCTGGAGTTTCTGGAGGAGGACATGCCTTACGGGGATGTGACGGCCATCCCTACAAAGGATGTGGAGGCAGTTATCGTTTCAAAGGGCGAGGGAGTTTTGGCGGGGGTTGGGGTTGTTAAGATACTTTTCGACCTTGCAGAAATCGTTGTGATGGAGTCCAAGAAAGACGGGGAGCCAATAAAGCCCGGAGACGTGGTGATGAGGCTGAGGGGAAAATCTGACTCAATCCTTGCAACGGAGAGACTTGCAATCAACATTTTGATGAGAATGAGCGGGATTGCTACCGCAACAGCAAAAATGGTGGAGAGGGCAAGGAGAGTGAATCCCAAAGTTGTTGTTGCAGCAACGAGGAAAACAACTCCCGGCTTCAGAATTTTTGAGAAAATGGCGGTGGAAATTGGGGGAGGAGATGCTCACCGCTTCTCCCTTTCAGACTGCCTCATGCTGAAGGACAACCACATCGCCGTTGCAGGTTCCTTGGAGAGGGCAATGAAGGTGAAGAGAAGCTTCACGAAGAAGCTGGAGGTTGAGGTAGGAAGTGTTGGGGATGCAATTAAGGCGGCAGAGTTTGGGGCAGATATCATAATGCTTGACAACTTTACACCAGAAATGGTTGCTGAGGCTGTGGAGGAGCTAAGGAGGAGAGGATTGAGAGAGAAGGTCATTATTGAGGTTTCCGGCAGTGTAACGCCAGAAAACGTCGCTGAGTTTGCTGCCATGGACGTTGACGTCATCTCTTCTGGATACATCACCCACTCCGCCCCCGCCTTAGATTTCAGCCTGAGAGTTTTGCAATAA
- the map gene encoding type II methionyl aminopeptidase, whose protein sequence is MDDEVREKLIEAGKILKQAVNEAAEKIAPGVKILEVAEFVENRIIELGAKPAFPANISINSDAAHFTPKKNDERTFKEGDVVKLDVGAHIDGYIADMAVTVDLGDNTELVKAAKEALEAAMEVVRAGVSVSEIGKAIEDAITNYGFKPIVNLTGHGLLPYLNHAPPSIYNYATEKGVTLEEGMVVAIEPFATNGVGKVGERGECEIYSLLNPRPVRMKMAREILKEVEENYKTLPFAKRWLKKAPDIIISKLAREGVLRAYPVLTEVSGGLVSQWEHTLIVEDGGATITTK, encoded by the coding sequence ATGGATGACGAGGTAAGGGAAAAGCTGATTGAGGCAGGAAAAATTCTGAAGCAGGCCGTTAACGAGGCTGCTGAGAAAATTGCCCCCGGGGTAAAGATTCTTGAGGTTGCCGAATTCGTCGAGAACAGAATTATCGAGCTGGGAGCAAAGCCAGCCTTTCCTGCAAACATCTCCATCAACAGCGATGCGGCGCACTTCACTCCCAAGAAAAACGATGAAAGAACGTTTAAAGAGGGAGATGTGGTCAAGCTTGACGTTGGAGCGCACATTGATGGTTACATTGCAGACATGGCAGTTACCGTCGACCTCGGAGACAATACAGAGCTTGTTAAAGCTGCAAAGGAGGCTCTTGAGGCAGCGATGGAGGTTGTGAGGGCAGGGGTGAGTGTTTCGGAGATAGGAAAGGCCATTGAGGATGCCATAACCAATTATGGCTTTAAGCCCATTGTCAATCTCACGGGCCATGGCCTTCTTCCGTATCTAAACCACGCACCGCCGAGCATCTACAACTACGCAACGGAAAAGGGAGTGACGCTGGAGGAGGGGATGGTGGTAGCCATTGAGCCCTTCGCAACCAACGGTGTTGGCAAAGTCGGGGAAAGGGGAGAATGTGAGATTTACAGCCTTCTCAACCCGAGACCCGTGAGAATGAAGATGGCAAGGGAAATTCTGAAGGAAGTGGAGGAGAATTACAAGACTCTGCCCTTTGCGAAGAGATGGCTGAAAAAGGCTCCGGACATCATAATCTCAAAGCTCGCAAGAGAGGGAGTGCTGAGAGCCTACCCCGTGCTGACAGAGGTGAGTGGGGGACTGGTTAGCCAGTGGGAGCACACGCTCATTGTTGAGGACGGAGGAGCAACCATAACCACTAAATAA
- a CDS encoding energy-coupling factor ABC transporter ATP-binding protein: protein MGDNLKVIEADSVSYDYPDGSAGVREVSLEIFEGDRVGLIGANGSGKSTLILLLAGLLRPTKGKIRIFGREIDKKNVEEIRRKIGVVFQNPDDFLFNPTVRDELLYVPRQLEWSEEEMENAVKEYAEMFGITHLLNKPPFRLSGGEKKKVEIASVLIYKPEVLLLDEPTAYVDGKTKRLILKILEDFKGTLVIATHELDVAEKLADKFVLLNLEHRIEAAGGKEILKNEELLEKAGVI, encoded by the coding sequence GTGGGTGATAATCTGAAGGTTATTGAGGCTGATAGCGTCAGCTACGACTACCCGGACGGCAGTGCAGGAGTCAGGGAAGTGAGTCTTGAGATTTTTGAGGGAGACAGGGTGGGGCTGATAGGGGCCAATGGGAGCGGCAAATCCACCCTGATTCTCCTCCTTGCGGGACTGCTCAGGCCGACAAAGGGAAAAATCAGGATTTTCGGAAGAGAGATTGACAAGAAGAACGTTGAGGAGATAAGGAGAAAGATTGGAGTTGTTTTCCAGAATCCCGATGACTTCCTTTTCAATCCAACAGTGAGGGATGAGCTTCTCTACGTTCCGAGGCAGCTTGAGTGGAGCGAAGAGGAGATGGAGAATGCCGTAAAGGAGTATGCGGAGATGTTCGGCATTACTCACCTTTTGAACAAGCCCCCCTTCAGGCTGAGCGGTGGGGAGAAGAAGAAAGTGGAGATTGCAAGTGTTCTGATTTACAAACCTGAGGTCTTGCTGCTTGACGAGCCCACGGCATACGTTGACGGGAAGACGAAGAGGCTGATTCTGAAGATTCTGGAAGATTTTAAGGGCACTCTGGTAATCGCTACACACGAGCTGGACGTGGCTGAGAAGCTTGCAGACAAATTCGTCCTTCTCAACCTTGAGCACAGGATTGAGGCCGCTGGGGGAAAAGAGATACTGAAAAATGAGGAACTGCTGGAGAAAGCGGGAGTTATTTAG
- the cbiQ gene encoding cobalt ECF transporter T component CbiQ has translation MHELLERTIKEASSYFQNFLLHEYTKRSALHEVDARVKLIATIVFVVLAVSTFTLEKVLMVFIFLIVISAVVGLSLRRIAERIWLFTLFSFIVVLPFAISSPTYGVTFTLRVAASLVAIQMLIMTTSFAEICSALRSFKVPAIFVSALWLAYRYAVLMFRELLSILLARESRRVSKGSHMEVWRKGGEAVGLFFLRSFEKAEKVQLAMEARGEAIVHYRGKLKMLDFVYAVIVGFTAFWWVII, from the coding sequence ATGCACGAACTGCTTGAAAGGACAATTAAGGAGGCTTCGAGCTACTTTCAAAATTTTTTGCTCCACGAATACACAAAAAGGAGCGCTTTGCATGAGGTTGATGCGAGAGTAAAGCTAATTGCAACCATAGTTTTTGTTGTCCTCGCCGTTTCAACCTTCACCCTTGAGAAAGTTTTGATGGTCTTCATTTTTCTCATCGTCATTTCTGCGGTTGTTGGCCTGAGCCTGAGGAGGATTGCAGAGAGAATCTGGCTTTTTACCCTATTCTCGTTTATTGTGGTTCTGCCCTTTGCAATATCATCTCCTACATATGGAGTAACCTTCACGCTCAGAGTTGCCGCCTCGCTGGTTGCGATTCAGATGCTTATAATGACCACAAGCTTTGCAGAGATTTGCTCTGCTCTCCGCTCCTTCAAGGTTCCTGCCATTTTCGTCTCGGCTCTATGGCTGGCATACAGGTATGCGGTGCTTATGTTCAGGGAGCTTCTTTCCATTCTGCTGGCGAGGGAGAGCAGGAGGGTTTCGAAGGGCAGTCACATGGAGGTGTGGAGGAAGGGAGGGGAGGCGGTGGGGCTGTTCTTTCTGAGAAGCTTTGAGAAGGCTGAAAAAGTTCAGCTGGCGATGGAGGCGAGGGGTGAGGCTATTGTCCACTACAGAGGAAAGCTTAAAATGCTGGATTTCGTTTACGCAGTAATCGTGGGCTTCACAGCTTTCTGGTGGGTGATAATCTGA
- a CDS encoding energy-coupling factor ABC transporter permease: MHIPDGYLDLSIAGLFYILSIAVLGYSIYRLRGQKLTSLFGIVAAAIFAAQMLNWPIPGGTSAHFVGGALAGILLGPYAGALAMAVVLTIQCLVFADGGITALGANVWNMAIVNVFVGYYVYRAIERFNRSAAAFIAGWIGITLAAIFAGIEIGISTSFGYGLKVTLPVMGTWHALLGLVEGTITAGVVSYIAAARPDVIEQKAAPGKLALAVIAAMIAVSPLFAYAAELVGYSEPLENAAAMLGLEENPIYEGLLPDYTLPGLDPYAGTLIAGIVGTVIVLALGFALTRYARTA, from the coding sequence TTGCACATCCCTGATGGCTACCTCGATTTGAGCATAGCGGGTTTGTTTTACATTCTTAGCATAGCGGTGCTCGGATACTCGATTTACAGGCTGAGAGGGCAGAAGCTGACGTCCCTCTTCGGGATTGTTGCAGCGGCTATTTTTGCTGCACAGATGCTCAACTGGCCCATTCCGGGAGGAACATCAGCCCACTTCGTTGGAGGGGCGCTTGCGGGAATCCTGCTTGGTCCATACGCTGGGGCGCTCGCGATGGCAGTGGTTTTAACAATTCAATGTCTGGTGTTTGCGGATGGAGGCATAACTGCTCTCGGGGCCAACGTATGGAACATGGCTATTGTTAACGTTTTCGTTGGTTACTACGTTTACAGAGCCATTGAGAGGTTCAACAGGTCTGCAGCGGCCTTCATTGCAGGATGGATTGGCATAACGCTCGCAGCCATCTTTGCAGGAATCGAAATCGGCATTTCCACATCCTTCGGCTACGGGCTCAAGGTTACATTGCCCGTGATGGGGACTTGGCACGCACTCCTCGGTTTGGTTGAGGGAACGATTACGGCTGGAGTTGTGAGCTACATAGCTGCAGCGAGGCCTGACGTCATTGAGCAGAAAGCAGCTCCGGGAAAGCTGGCTCTTGCAGTTATTGCTGCAATGATTGCAGTTTCACCGCTCTTTGCCTACGCCGCAGAGCTCGTTGGATACTCTGAACCTCTTGAGAACGCTGCCGCGATGCTCGGCCTTGAAGAAAACCCCATTTACGAGGGATTGCTTCCAGATTACACCCTGCCGGGCCTTGACCCCTATGCGGGAACGCTGATTGCTGGTATAGTTGGAACAGTAATCGTTTTAGCTCTTGGATTCGCATTAACCAGATATGCACGAACTGCTTGA
- a CDS encoding helix-turn-helix domain-containing protein produces the protein MEATCSPDLKCVLKCALNISCLEMDVYLILLKNPGLDVETIAKELEKDESTVYKALRNLMERGLVKREYRILKGGGYKYLYFPKDFEEFKKIAKDAMEEWFRHFDSMIKDIEKVDKEELASFAIVR, from the coding sequence ATGGAGGCCACATGCAGTCCCGATTTGAAGTGCGTGCTGAAATGCGCCCTCAACATTTCATGTCTCGAAATGGACGTTTATCTCATTCTCCTGAAAAACCCCGGTCTGGATGTAGAAACCATCGCAAAAGAGCTTGAGAAAGATGAAAGCACAGTTTACAAAGCTTTAAGAAACTTAATGGAAAGAGGGCTTGTTAAGAGGGAGTACAGAATTCTGAAGGGTGGGGGGTACAAGTACCTCTACTTCCCGAAGGACTTCGAGGAGTTCAAAAAGATTGCTAAAGATGCAATGGAAGAGTGGTTCAGGCATTTTGACAGCATGATCAAGGACATAGAGAAGGTAGATAAGGAGGAATTGGCATCTTTTGCCATAGTTCGATAA
- a CDS encoding helix-turn-helix domain-containing protein, with product MTYREEEILKIALEKGYFDFPKRVKLEQLAEFFGIAPSTLSEILRRGQKKVLEKYFGKA from the coding sequence ATAACTTACAGGGAGGAGGAAATCCTGAAAATTGCCCTCGAAAAGGGATACTTCGATTTCCCGAAAAGGGTAAAGCTCGAACAGCTTGCAGAGTTTTTCGGCATAGCCCCCTCGACTCTATCAGAGATACTAAGAAGGGGGCAGAAAAAGGTGCTGGAGAAGTACTTCGGGAAAGCTTAA
- the cooS gene encoding anaerobic carbon-monoxide dehydrogenase catalytic subunit — protein MKIEGKVSEHESINMMYERVSKEGVTNIVDRFNAQEKGRCPFCEKGLSCQLCSMGPCRISKDKPTGACGIDAAGMVVRNFTHKNMLGTEAYTYHAIEAAKTLKATAEGKTIYEIKDVEKLKWFAKLLGIEGEDVNELAAKVADFVISDLSSLEKSRLVEIFAPEKRKELWEKLGIFPSGVFQELLTMGSSAMTNVDSNYVSLAKKSMSMSIATCMAAQIALETIQDILFGTPMPHESHSDLGILDPEYVNIAVNGHEPFVGIALIKLAEREEIQEKARKAGAKGLRIIGFIETGQEILQRVDSPVFAGIVGNWIVQEYALATGCVDVFAADMNCTLPSLPEYQRYGVKIVPVSRLVRLKGIDEGLDYEPEKAEEIAMKLIDMAIENFKQRDKSKAVKVEQKKKIVVGFSPEAILKALNGDLNVLLDAIKKGDIKGVVALVSCTTLKNGPHDSSTVTIAKELIKRDILVLSMGCGNAALQVAGLTSMEAVELAGEKLKAVCKALNIPPVLSFGTCTDTGRAAYLVRLIADALGVDVPQLPVAVTAPEYMEQKATIDAVFAVAYGLTTHVSPVPPITGSEDAVKLFTEDVEKLTGGKVVVEEDPLKAAELLEKVIEEKRKALGI, from the coding sequence ATGAAGATCGAGGGTAAGGTTAGTGAGCATGAAAGCATAAACATGATGTATGAGAGGGTCAGCAAGGAGGGCGTAACGAACATTGTCGATAGGTTCAACGCACAGGAGAAGGGGAGATGCCCCTTCTGCGAAAAGGGCCTGAGCTGCCAGCTCTGCAGCATGGGTCCATGCAGAATTAGTAAGGACAAGCCGACAGGAGCGTGCGGGATTGATGCTGCTGGAATGGTCGTGAGGAACTTCACCCACAAGAACATGCTTGGTACTGAAGCATACACCTACCACGCCATTGAGGCCGCGAAAACGCTGAAAGCAACGGCAGAGGGAAAGACTATTTACGAAATCAAGGATGTTGAGAAGCTGAAGTGGTTTGCAAAGCTGCTTGGCATTGAAGGGGAAGACGTGAACGAACTCGCTGCAAAGGTTGCAGATTTCGTCATATCCGATTTGAGCTCTTTGGAGAAAAGCAGGCTTGTTGAAATCTTTGCTCCAGAAAAAAGGAAGGAGCTCTGGGAGAAGCTGGGAATTTTCCCGTCAGGAGTCTTTCAGGAGTTGCTAACTATGGGCTCTTCGGCCATGACAAACGTCGATTCAAATTACGTCTCTCTTGCAAAGAAGAGCATGTCAATGAGCATCGCCACCTGTATGGCAGCACAAATAGCTCTTGAAACCATACAGGACATTCTTTTCGGCACTCCGATGCCCCACGAGAGCCATTCTGATCTGGGCATTCTCGACCCTGAGTACGTTAACATCGCTGTTAACGGTCATGAGCCCTTTGTGGGCATTGCCCTGATAAAGCTCGCCGAGAGAGAGGAGATTCAGGAGAAGGCGAGAAAGGCTGGAGCAAAGGGGCTGAGAATCATTGGATTCATTGAAACCGGTCAGGAGATACTCCAGCGCGTTGACAGCCCGGTGTTTGCTGGAATCGTAGGAAACTGGATTGTTCAGGAATATGCACTCGCTACTGGATGTGTTGACGTTTTTGCTGCTGATATGAACTGCACTCTTCCGTCACTGCCCGAATACCAGCGCTACGGCGTTAAAATTGTCCCCGTCAGCAGGCTTGTGAGGCTCAAAGGGATTGATGAGGGGCTGGACTACGAGCCGGAGAAGGCTGAAGAGATTGCGATGAAGCTAATCGATATGGCCATAGAGAACTTCAAGCAGAGGGACAAGAGCAAGGCTGTTAAGGTTGAGCAGAAGAAGAAAATTGTTGTCGGATTCTCGCCTGAAGCGATACTCAAAGCTCTCAACGGTGACCTCAACGTACTGCTGGATGCAATAAAGAAGGGCGATATAAAGGGAGTGGTGGCCCTGGTTAGCTGCACAACCCTGAAGAACGGCCCGCACGACAGCAGCACCGTAACCATTGCAAAGGAGCTGATAAAGAGAGATATTCTGGTCCTTTCGATGGGGTGCGGTAATGCTGCGCTGCAGGTTGCCGGGCTTACATCTATGGAGGCTGTAGAGCTTGCGGGAGAGAAGCTTAAGGCCGTTTGCAAAGCCCTTAACATCCCACCGGTGCTGAGCTTCGGAACGTGCACCGATACTGGGAGAGCAGCCTACCTCGTCAGGCTTATTGCCGATGCCCTCGGCGTTGATGTTCCGCAGCTTCCCGTTGCTGTAACAGCCCCTGAATACATGGAGCAGAAGGCCACGATTGATGCTGTCTTTGCCGTTGCATACGGCCTCACAACTCACGTTTCGCCTGTTCCGCCAATCACGGGAAGCGAGGATGCGGTAAAGCTCTTTACCGAGGACGTGGAGAAGCTCACTGGCGGAAAAGTTGTGGTGGAGGAGGACCCGCTGAAGGCTGCCGAACTCCTCGAGAAGGTAATTGAGGAGAAGAGGAAGGCACTCGGAATCTGA
- a CDS encoding MBL fold metallo-hydrolase, translated as MEEVLPNVYLIDTLKYVEPGVISAYAVVHERAAIIDPGTAKGAEIILDEIDRSWNVEYICPTHIHIDHGGGAARLAKALDAKIIVHPRGVKHVVNPEKLWEASKAVLGEVAEIYGKPESIDESKVIAVEDEQEFDLGGERLKVFHAPGHAPHMLVYYLTNSKVLFPADAVGMCFGGVVFPLTPPPFDADAALKTLKRLKGLKVDYVAFTHYGVVEGDWPIAKSYEKVKSWLEIAKEVANANGTVEEFVGRLRKEDEDVEKLFNVLGSKPVALSFIYTSATGMLDAARRMIE; from the coding sequence ATGGAGGAGGTTCTTCCCAACGTTTACCTCATAGACACGCTGAAGTACGTCGAGCCGGGAGTCATCTCTGCCTACGCTGTTGTTCACGAGAGGGCTGCAATAATAGACCCCGGAACTGCGAAGGGGGCCGAGATAATCCTTGATGAGATTGATAGGAGCTGGAATGTTGAGTACATCTGCCCCACTCACATCCACATTGATCACGGAGGTGGGGCAGCGAGGCTTGCCAAAGCCCTTGATGCGAAAATCATAGTCCATCCGAGAGGGGTTAAGCATGTCGTCAATCCCGAAAAGCTGTGGGAAGCATCAAAGGCGGTTCTCGGCGAGGTTGCGGAGATTTACGGCAAGCCAGAGAGCATTGATGAGAGCAAGGTGATTGCTGTTGAGGATGAGCAGGAGTTTGATTTGGGAGGGGAGAGGCTTAAAGTCTTCCACGCTCCGGGCCACGCTCCGCACATGCTGGTGTATTATCTGACAAACTCAAAGGTGCTGTTTCCTGCTGATGCCGTGGGGATGTGCTTCGGAGGTGTGGTTTTTCCCCTCACACCACCACCCTTTGATGCTGATGCGGCATTGAAAACCCTTAAGAGGCTGAAGGGGCTGAAGGTTGATTACGTGGCCTTCACCCACTACGGGGTGGTTGAGGGAGACTGGCCAATTGCTAAATCCTACGAGAAGGTAAAGAGCTGGTTGGAAATAGCAAAGGAGGTTGCCAATGCAAATGGAACTGTTGAAGAGTTCGTTGGGAGGCTTAGGAAAGAAGATGAGGATGTTGAGAAGCTTTTCAACGTGCTTGGCAGCAAGCCAGTTGCGCTGAGCTTCATCTATACCTCAGCCACCGGAATGCTCGACGCAGCAAGGAGGATGATAGAATGA
- a CDS encoding (Fe-S)-binding protein, producing the protein MMLKFNPDLCLNCTTYSCLTKCINLNYDFDSAKEEKRKIALGEYSRVLEECYTCYGCEEYCEFNNHPFYRMAELQESLGVKKVSDETKAALLQRYDVSSEFIPKKVGGKFVHICLFPEVKDLVKGKLFEGYDVVRGRHVFCNMLYLHYGMVSVVKERAERTISNIMKLQPDELILYHDECYAFYKSFAEAYGIEVPFPYTHLFEFLYQRLKEMEVRELGVKVAYQRNCSNRFIAETDRTLDRIFELIGVERVEREFDRERAICCGAPFVLSDEPEKAEELQRKNIDDMVSSNAEYVVFNCPMCYTTLAEKVRKNGLKPVMVSELCRMAIGEVDY; encoded by the coding sequence ATGATGCTGAAGTTCAACCCTGATTTGTGCCTTAACTGCACAACATACAGCTGCCTCACCAAATGCATCAACCTGAACTACGATTTCGATTCGGCGAAGGAGGAGAAAAGGAAGATTGCCCTCGGAGAGTACAGCAGGGTTCTTGAGGAGTGCTACACATGCTATGGCTGCGAGGAGTACTGTGAGTTCAACAACCATCCCTTCTACCGCATGGCAGAGCTTCAGGAAAGTTTGGGAGTGAAGAAAGTCAGCGATGAAACAAAAGCAGCCCTTCTGCAGCGATACGATGTCAGCAGCGAGTTCATTCCAAAAAAGGTTGGCGGGAAGTTCGTCCACATCTGCCTCTTCCCTGAAGTGAAGGACTTGGTGAAGGGGAAGCTCTTTGAGGGCTATGATGTCGTCAGGGGGAGGCATGTATTCTGCAACATGCTCTACCTCCACTACGGGATGGTTTCCGTGGTTAAGGAGAGGGCGGAAAGAACGATAAGCAACATAATGAAGCTTCAACCTGATGAGCTAATCCTTTACCACGATGAATGCTACGCCTTCTACAAGTCCTTTGCCGAAGCTTACGGGATTGAAGTTCCCTTCCCCTACACACACCTCTTCGAGTTCCTTTATCAGCGTTTGAAGGAGATGGAGGTGAGGGAGCTTGGAGTAAAGGTTGCCTACCAGAGAAACTGTTCCAACAGGTTTATTGCCGAGACTGACAGAACTCTCGACAGAATCTTTGAGCTAATAGGCGTGGAGAGAGTTGAGAGGGAGTTTGATAGGGAGAGAGCGATTTGCTGCGGTGCCCCCTTCGTCCTCTCAGATGAGCCGGAGAAGGCTGAGGAGCTGCAGAGGAAGAACATCGATGATATGGTGAGCAGTAATGCAGAGTACGTCGTCTTCAACTGCCCTATGTGCTACACCACTCTCGCAGAGAAAGTGAGGAAGAATGGGCTTAAGCCAGTAATGGTGAGCGAGCTCTGCAGGATGGCGATAGGGGAGGTGGATTATTAG
- a CDS encoding ArsR/SmtB family transcription factor — MDWQHRECSFYVVNLHSEGAKALAAELSSEVGLKILKELYRNPLSVMDLSANLEIPVSTVQYHVNRLLELGVIREAERKLGKRLRDVKTYVYDKEGIIFLNCPEPSGDTTKSE; from the coding sequence GTGGATTGGCAACATAGAGAATGCTCATTTTACGTGGTAAATCTTCATTCCGAGGGGGCTAAAGCACTGGCTGCTGAGCTAAGCAGCGAGGTTGGCCTCAAAATATTAAAAGAACTGTACAGGAATCCTCTCTCAGTCATGGATCTCTCTGCAAATCTCGAAATTCCCGTTTCAACAGTTCAATACCACGTCAACAGGCTGCTGGAACTCGGCGTTATCAGAGAGGCCGAAAGAAAGCTCGGAAAAAGGCTTAGAGACGTAAAAACGTACGTTTACGATAAAGAGGGGATAATTTTTCTAAACTGTCCAGAGCCATCAGGAGATACCACAAAATCTGAATAA